AAATTCCATCAGTAACCGGGCAACGTCATTACAGTGGATCTGGTCACGCACTTGTTTCCCTTTGTATCCGAAAATAGTGTATTCACGTCCATTGACAGCACATCCCACGATGTACGCGAGGTAACCGTGCAGTGCGACTGCTGCGTGATGGGATCCCGTCATACAACCGGCACGAAACACTCCCACCGGCATCTGGAAATAGCGGCCGAACTCCTGGCTCATGATATCTGCGGCCACTTTGGACGCCCCAAAAACGGAGTGCAGACTGGCGTCGATCGACATAGTCTCATTGATTCCGTCCCGGCCGTCCGCGTAGTCGTAGCGCTTGGACTGTTCAACCAGAGGCAGAGAGTTAGGCCGGTCACCATAAACCTTGTTGGTGCTGAGAAAACAGAAAGGTGTATCCCGGCAATAGTCCCTGGCTGCGACAAGTAAATTCAGAGTCCCAACCGCATTCACGTCAAAATCTTCGTACGGGATCGATGTGGCACGATCATGAGATGGTTGCGCGGCGGAGTGAATGATGAAGTCTGGGTGTTCCGTGCGGACCAGATCCCGGATCGCCTGCCGATTACGCACATCCAAGGCAAAATGGCGATATTCCACAAAGGAATCCTGTAGAAATTTCACGTTTGGCGCGATGGATGCCTGAGGTCCAAAAAACTCCTGCCGCATGTTGTTGTCGATGCCCACGACCTCCCACCCTGCTTCGCTCAACAGCCGCACACAAGCCGAACCGATAAGCCCTCCCGATCCTGTAATGAGCGCTTTCACTCTCGTTAGAATCTACTTACGGGTCCTAACAATTGCAAGCCTTACCTTTGCAGTCATTGTCATCCTTGCTAGTAAAGCCTCCCCTGTCTGGCGGCATCTCGACCGCTATTGCCCCCGCCGGTCAAATTGCCGTTTTGGACACAGACGGCTGTGATCTCCGTCACATCGCCAGGCAAATCCAGTTGCTATAAGCAGGATAGAAAGGAAGGTTTCTATGGGCAATTTAATCTACTGGGTCCTCATGGGGACCGTCGCCGCCGTATTAGGGTACTTACTCTACCGCCTTTACGACAGTGCAAAGACCTACTACCGCTTTCGAGGCAAGAGGCTGGTGACATGCCCTGAAACCCACAAGATTGCGGCCGTCGAACTCGATGCCGAAGCAGCTGCCCGCGAGGCGTTCACCCGCAAACCACGGATCCAATTGGCTGAGTGTACCCGCTGGCCTGAACGCAAAGACTGCGGGCAAGGTTGCCTTTCCGAAATCGCAGAGTCGCCTTCCGACTGTCTTGTCCGCAATATTGTCATCGATTGGTTTACCGACAAGAAATGTGTGTACTGCGAAAAACCCATTGCCGAAGTTGAAGAGTGGTGGGTGGACCACAAACCGGCGTTGCTGACGCCGGAAAGACAGATTGTCACCTGGAACGAATTTGCCGCAGAGCAGTTGCCCGAAACGTTTGAAAAATGCCAGCCAGTTTGCTGGTCATGCGCCGCGACTGAGACGTTCCGAAAGGAGCGTCCAGAACTGGTCAGCGACAGGGCCCCAACCCCCCTGAGGATCCAACACATCAAGTAGCAGGCTCGACCACCTCCGTCGCCGGGCACACAGGAACGGCTGGGCCAAGTCGCAACGAACACAACGCCTTAATCGAGGTGGAAAACCTCTTCAAGCTCCCGCATCATCTCATCTGGGCGAGACCCTTCCAGCGATTCAAAATACGGCGCCATCGTTTTCTGCCATCTGGCGTTGACTTCTTGTTTCGACATTCCATCCACGGCTGACTCCAGGTCAGCTGGAGTTTCAAAGTAACCAAATAACGTGCCGTCACCTCGCATGAATAGCGAGTAGTTGTGCCAGCCTGTTCGCCGCAGCGCATCCAGCATCTCAGGCCATACTCTCTTGTGGTGTTCTTTATACTCCTCAATCAGCCCGGGCTTCACTTTCAAAATAAATCCAACTCTCCTCATGTCGCCTCCTCGTGCAGATAGCTCCTGTGTCGGGGTATTTAACCATTGTAGTGACCGTAAATCCACAGTTCTTGATTCGGGAAACTTAAACATCTACAGAGGAAACATGGCCTTCCCATTCAGGGAAAACACTACTGTGCTTTATCACAGACCATGCCCAAAACTGTTTTGTAGGAACACCAACCTGATAAAATAGAGGCAAATCCATGTGGAAGAAAGGTTGAAAAAGTCGCAGGAGAAATATATATCGTCAGAGGACAAAGCGTGACGCCCTGCTCCGCACGCCGCATTTAAAAAGCAGGGGAAAGTGGCCCACGAAGATGAACAAGAAGGGTCAATCCTGGTACGTTTCCATTCCTCTCACAATGTTATTTGCCGTCCCTTTGCCCCTGCTCGCGCGCTCAAGGCAGGAACCTTCTCTTTCGACAACAAGCATCCACCAGATGGTCGAGAATGTGGCCTGGAACCAATTGCAGGCTTCCGAACATCCCGCGCACTACTACCGGTTTGTCGAGCGAGACATCTTGCCGGATGGGTCTACCACTGTCGATGAAATTGCGACTCCGCATGGCAGCGTGGATCGCCTGATTGAAGTGGACCACCACACACCGGACCGGCAACAACTCGCGAAGAATCAACAGTTGCTTTCGCAGCTTCACGGCAATACCCAGCTCCAGCAGTCTCGTTTTAAGGACCAGCAGAACGACCGGCAACGACGGGACAATGTGATCAAAGACATTCCGCAGGCTTTCATTTATACCTTTGACGGCAGAGATCAGCAGGGACGAATCAAGCTGAAGTTTCAGCCTGCCCCTGATTTCCGGCCCAGTTCCCGCCAGTCGCTTATCCTCCAAGGTATGGCAGGAGAAATGTGGATTGACCCTGCCACCCAGCGTCTGGTGAAAATCAACGGTTCGCTTATCAATGATGTCAAGATCGGGTGGGGCTTCCTGGCAAGGCTGAACACCGGCGGTACGTTCCTGATGGAACAGTCGCAGGGACCCGATGGAACGTGGCATCAGAAGCTCCTTTCGGTCCATTTTGACGGGACGGTCCTCCTTCTCAAGCACATTCACATCCGCGTAAAACAAATTCAGTGCTGCTTCGAACGGGTTCCGGACAATCTGACCATCCGGGGGGCCGTTCAACTTCTGGATACCCGGACTACCCTGCCGAAGGAGTGGCAGGCCCGCCTGGAGGCCATCGAGAAGTCCGCTCCACTCAACTGACGCTCACGAAGCGGCAATCCCGTGAATCAGTAATCGAAAACGAGGTATCTGACGAAGGTCATTGTTGGAGGGACTTGCCTATCCATGACGAAAGGACGCACAACCACACCCGCAAGCAATGCCGGACAAAAGCCCGGAAGCAGCGTTGACCGGTTCTTTGCAGTGTCTTTTCTTCTGATGCTTGGCACCAGCTTCGTAACGCTGGCATCAACCGGAAAGCTGGATATTGTCTCTGTGGTTCTGGTATTTGCTGCGCTCGGAGTGCGCCTCTGGGGTTATTCGTCGGGGCGAAACTTGCAGATATCCCCAAAAACTGTGACAAGCCTTGCCGTCCTGTATATCCCTTTTTTCGTTCTCGATTTTCTGTTTTTTTCCGCTGGAACCACTTCCCTTGAAAGCATGCTGAACGCCACGGCCCACCTGGTTCTCTTCGCGGCGGTCACGAAAGTCTTCTCGGCTGTAACCCGGCAGGACTATGCTTATTTGGCCGCACTTTCATTGCTGATGATACTTGCCACCGCGGTTTTGACGGTCAAATCAACATTTTTGGCCTTCCTTACGCTTTATATTCTGTTTGCCATCTCAACCCTTATCAGCTACGAAATTAAGAGATCAATTGAGACCTCCGGCCGGGTTGCATCAGCCCCATTGCCAGTTCTACAGGGCAGGCCTGGAATTGAACACGCCATGTTAGGAGCTGCAGCAGGCCTTGGCCTGGGGACGCTTGCAGCAGCTTCATTAATCTTCTTCGTCATTCCCCGGTATCGTTCAGGCTATCTCAACAGCATTGGGACCCGCACCGAAAACATCACAGGATTTTCTGGAAGCGTAAATTTGGGCGACCTCAGCCGCATTATGCAGTCGAGCACCGTTGTGTTTCGTGTCTTGCCTGAGAATAACTTTCGCAATTATACCGGCGTCAAGTGGCGCGGACTTGCGCTGGACAGCTTTGACGGCCGGCACTGGTACAATGACAATACAAAGCAAATCGCTGTACAGCCGGTCTCACATGGCCATTTCACAATCCCCCGCGAACGCGGCATCCAAAATCGACCAGTAAAAACGCTTCGTTACAAGGTGCTGCTCTCTCCTATTTCTTCTGATGTTGTATTTGTCGCCGCATCTGCCCGGATGATCACGGGCCCGATGCACTTGTTGACACTGGATGAAACAGACTCCTTGCATGACGGTCGTTATGATTTCTCATCAGTTCAATACGAAGTGATCTCGCAGGTAGGATTGCCATCGCCATCCACTCTGAAGGCAACCCCGGACACCTACGCAAGGGACATTCGCCTGCTATATCTTCGCCTCCCGCCGAAGATTGACCCTCGCATCAAGGTCCTGGCAGAAAAAGTCACATCACCCGCAGACAACAATTACGACCGCGCAGTACAAATCCGCAACTATCTTCGTGATAATTTCGGCTATACCCTGGAGGAGCAGAAGGTCGATCCGGCCGATCCGATTGGAAGCTTCCTTTTCACAACCCACAATGGTTATTGCGAATACTTCGCTTCAGCCATGGCCATCATGCTGAGAACCATCAGCATTCCGGCGCGACTGGTGAACGGCTTCCAGACGGGGTCATACAATCGCTTAGGCAAGGACTTCATCGTGCGCGCTCGTGACGCCCATAGCTGGGTGGAAGTCTATTTCTCCGGTTACGGATGGATACCTTTCGATCCAACTCCTCCAGACCCGCACCCGGTGATCGCTTCTGGTCTGGATGATTACATGGATGCGCTCACGCTTTTCTGGGCCGAATGGGTCGTCAACTATGACTTCTCGCACCAGGTCCGTCTCGCAACGCAGGTCGAGATCCAGTTACACAGGGTCCATGACAATGTCAGTCATCACTTCTACCGCCTTCGGACTGCGATGGCAGGGCTGGCGCTGAAGCTGGAAGCAGGGCTTGTCGCCCACAAATTTCTCCTGCTTTTCGTTCTACTCGTAACAGCAGCCGGGATTGCGCTACTAGCAAGTGAATGGAGTATTCAGGAACTCAGATTCATTTTGGCCCTCAAATTTCCCCGTTCCGACAGGCCATTGACAGTGGAGGAAGCAACCCTCAGCTATCACCACTTCCTGAATATTGTGCGAGAAAAAGGGTTTCTCAAACTGCCGTCAGAAACGCCTGAAGAATTTGCAGAGAAGATCAGTCCGCCAACGCTGCGAGGCGCGGCCCGAGAGTTCACCCGTCTTTACAATGCCGCGCGATACGGAGGCACGCGCCCTTCGCTTCCGGCACTGAGAGGAATGCTTCGAGGAATTTCAGCAGCCTGTGGCCAGGCAAACTTAAAGAGTTGAAAAACCTTCTACGGAATGGATTTTCCGCCGTCCACAGGGAAAATCTGTCCAGTTATGAAGTCGCCGTGACATGCGAGGTGCAGAACCATCAGGGCAATGTCTTCCGGGCTGCCTGCCTTCTGAAGGGCCGTGGATCGAATGACACTTTTGATCAGATTGGTTCGCTTTTCTCCTGGAAACATTATCGTACCAGGTGCAATACTGTTAACTCGGATGTAAGGAGCAAGCGCCCTGGCCAGGCACCGCGTCAACATGATCAGCCCCGCCTTCGAGGAGCAATAGTGAATATAGCGCGGCCAGGCCTGCAGTCCGCCCAGCGACGAAATGTTAATAATCTGACCGCGTTTTCGGCGTTGCATCAGTCGCCCTGCCTCCTGCGCGCAAAAGAAAGGCCCTTTCAGGTTTACACCCAGGATATGGTCCCATTGCTTCTCAGTCAGCCGGTCCCATCGTTCGGAGAAGAATATGCCGGCGTTGTTAACGAGCAGGTCGAGCTTTCCAAACCGTTCTTCGACAGCGTGGAACATGCGCCGGACCTGGATGGGACGCGCAACATCGGCACGCAATGCAAGGGAGTCTGCTCCGCCTGCTTTAATTTCGCGGACGGTTGCCAAGGCCTCGGATCTCGAATGGTTGTAGTTCACGATGACGCTAGCGCCTGAGCGGCCAAGTGCCAACGCAATTTCCCGTCCAATCCGCCGGCCTGCGCCAGTAACCAGAGCAACCTGACCCGTAAGAGCGCGATCTTGAATTCCTCCCCGTATCATCACCATAAAAACACCAGAGTGACTATTTATGGCACCCCAAGTTACCAGAATCAAGAAAAACTAGCAGAAATCCGTTATCTCAATTCCGTGACATGGCTTGACCGTCCTTATCCGTTAATCCTAGAATCAGGGCCTTGGGCAAAGGTATTTATATGTACCACGGAACGTTTTGCCGCAAACAGCACACTGAAGGCTCGTCGACAACAAAGACCGCCGAGCCGCCATATCAAATTCTCGAAAGGACTCTGCACCAATGGAACTCGATGTTCTTTCAATTGCCGCTCATCGCGACGACACCGAACTGACGTGCGGAGGAACGGTCATCAAGATGGTCCAGTCGGGCTATCGTGTTGGGGTCCTCGACCTGACCGCCGGAGAATCCGGAACGCGCGGCAGCGCTGAACTGCGCGAGCGCGAAGCGAACCGGGCCTCGCATGTGATGGGCATCGTGCATCGCGAAAATATGTATATGCCCGATGCGGGCATTGAGCACCTGCGCGAGTATAAGCTGAATATCGCTCAGAAAATACGCGATCGGCGGCCGCGCACTGTGATTCTGCCCTACTGGAAGGGCCGCCACCCGGACCATTACACGACGGGGCAGATTGGATACGAAGCGTGCTTCTTCGCCGGGCTTGCCAAACTGCCGCTGAAGGGCAAGCCCTTTCGCCCACACAAAATCATCTATTCAAGTCTTTATGTGCCCTCTCTGAGGCCCTCGTTTGTGGTGGATATCACGGAACAGTTTGAAAAGAAGCTCAAAGCAATTCTTGCTTACAGTTCCCAATTCTCGGCACGGGAAGACATGCAGAATCTCTTCCCTTCACGCAAAGACCTGCGCGAACGCGTGGCATCCCTCTCCCGCCATTTTGGATTGATGATCGGTGTCCGATACGGTGAACCCTTTGTGATGCGCGAAGTTGCCGCTGTCAACGACATTGTGGCGATGCCGGTCAGATCGATCTGACCGGCTACACTCGACGGCACTCTTCGGCGGCACATGGAGAGAAACCTCACCAGAATCCGGCACGGAAGCAACGTGGAGCGTTCGGACAATCAATCAGTTGGCAGGTAAACGGTTCTTCCACCTGTTGCGGATGAACCAGACAGCACCCGCAACAATTAGAATCAGGAAAGCACTATCAAAACGGTGAAAATAGGGCCCCAAACTCTCCCATCGTTCCCCGAGCTTCATCCCCGCGTAGGCAAGAGCAAAACACCAAGGCAGAGAACCCAGAAAGGTGTAAATGTTGAAGCGCGCGAAATTCATGCGCGTAATACCTGCCGGCAGTGCGATAAAGGTCCTGACGACTGGAAGCAGGCGCGCAAGGAAAACCGCCCAGTCACCGTAACGGGCAAAAAAGCGGTCTGCAATCTCCAGGTCATGACGTGTGATCAGTACGTAATGGCCGTACCGTTCCGCGAGGGGCCGTCCGCCCGCGGCGCCGATGTAATAGGCCACGATTGATCCGAGGTTGCAACCCAGAGCTCCGGCCACCGCAACACCCCAAAGGCTGAAATGACCGGCCGAAACCAGATAACCCGAAAATGGCATAATCACCTCAGAGGGCAGCGGGATGCACGCCGACTCAATGGCCATGAGTAGAGCGATCCCTGCGTAACCCGACCCCGAGATGAAGGCCACTACGAAGCCTGCTAGAATTTTAACAACGGTTGATAGCATCGACGAGAAAAAGCTGCCCTATTCTGCCACGTTCCACCCGGCGCACGATGCCAGCATCGGAAACGTTGCCTAGCCTAGAACTGGCCTGACTCCTGTGAGAACTTAAATCCTGGAAGACCAACCCCGTCTACTGATTTGGTAATCTTCAGCCGCCGCAGATCATTATCGCCGCCGCCAACTTTGCGCAACATCGCGTAGGATGAAAAAGCCTCTGAATAAACTTTCGTCACCAGCCAGCTTTCCTCTGTTCCCTCTAGCAGCCATACCTGGCCGGGTTGTATTTTCGCAATCGCCATGACAGGACGTTCAGCCCTTCCCGTGACCGCTCACGGCACGATCCACACTGCCCTCTCCGAAGTCTGACAGGTCAATCTAACCTGTCGGCGGTTGATGAGTCAACGCCAGTGGCAGATTATCAAATGACGTTACCACAATAAAGTTCATGGATTCCGTGCAACGTATTGACAGTAATTTTGCAAACACTGAAGGCATCGAGAGTATAATAAGTGCTAGGAGGAGAGCCATGAGAATTCATAAGAGGGTCCCTCTCGCTCTGGCTGTCATGATGGTTGCAGCGTCCCTGTCTGTATGGGCTTCTGACAAAAAGAAAGATGTTGATTCCATTGGTGATCGCAGGGTTGCGCACCGGAGCATGATCTCCGAACAGAAGGAAATTGCGATTGGCAAACGCTACGCCACGGAAATAGACCGGTCGGCGCGAATTATCAAAGACCCGGTCATTAATGAGTACGTCAATCGAGTTGCGCAAAATGTAGCGCGCAATTCCGACCTGAAGATCCCGCTCACCGTCAAGGTCCTCGACGACCCGTCCATCAACGCATTCGCTCTGCCCGGCGGATTTCTTTATGTGAATTCCGGCCTTCTGCAGGCAGCCAATGAGGAAGACCAGATTGCCGGGGTCGTCGCCCATGAGATTGCCCACGTGGCAGCACGCCATTGGGCAAGTCAAATGACCAAAGCAACGATCCTGCAATACGCCATGATTCCACTGATGTTCACTCCGATGTCGTTCCCCGTTTACATTGGCCTTTCCGAGGGGCTCAACATGGGGATCCCTCTCGCGTTCCTTAAGTTCAGTCGCAACGATGAGGCCGAAGCCGACTTTCTCGGTATTCAATATATGTACAAAGCCGGATACGACCCCAACGCCTATGTGGCATTTTTCGGCAAGATCCTTCAGGAACAGCGCCGTGATCCTGGGTCGGTTCCCAGCATTTTCGCCGACCATCCGCCAACGCCGGAACGCATTATCAAGGCCGAAGAGGAAATAAAGTCTATCCTCCCCAACAAGCAGCAGTATCTGGTGAGCACGTCGGAATTTGGCGACATGAAAACGCGGCTCGAGGGCGTTATGTCGATGCGCAAGAAGATGGAAAAAACTGAGGGCGGCCCAACTCTGCAGAAGCGCGAGCCTAAAACGACAACGTCTCCCACCACGCAGCCGAGCGGCACTCAAAACCCCGATGACGATAAGCCCCCGGTGTTGCAGCGCCGCGACTGAATCGCAGATCCAAATGTCTGGCGTGTTCGTCTCCGATTCATTGTTCAAGACACCTGCGTATTGGTAGACGTATGTACTTGGTAGCGTCGGGGCGCCAGACTACTCTTTGTAGAAATGCCGCGTGCAGCCCGGCAGAATGTGGCGTGAGCTTCCAGGTCACCAGGGATCCTTCTGTGTAATTCCAAGGCAGAAAAGGCTAGCTTTGCGGTGAAAGGGACGCAATTCCCAGCTTGCGAAGCTCGTCCTGGTAATACTTCCGGTAGAGAATTTCCCACTCGCCGCCACCTTCGGGAATAGTCCGCTTGTGTGTCGCGATCTTCTGTCGGACGGCTTGTTCAATCTTCTCTTCCTCGTGGAGCAGGTCCGTCAGGATTTTCACGGTCTCCTGCCGGATAACATTGGGCTCCTCGAAGATTTCAACTTCGTCCAGCGCCTCAATCGCGGACATAATGCGGTGTGAAAGCTGGATGATCTTTTCGTGGGAAAGTTTCATGGAATCATGGCAAGAAAATCGGCTTAAATAACGATCCTTCGCTCGCGGATAATCTGCTTCTTAATAGCCTTGAAGGCATCTTCATAGGTTGCGCCGAAGACTTTCATCTGGTCAGCATGTTCTTCCAGAATCCTGCGAGCCTCGTCGTTGATTCGGTCTTCGACGGTGAGCTCATCCAGCACGACCTGCAACATCACTTCGTTCACGTATTCCGGTTGGTCAAACTGGACCAGGCCCTCGCCCGTAAGGCGCTTCATCAGCTCCTTGCTCATATACGCTACGTATTCACGTGTTAGTTGCATGGCAGATGACTACGGCAGTTGACCGTCCTAAATTCGCTAGTGTATAGTTTTTATGTTGGGAGTGTCAAGGCAGGCGCGCTGTATGGTCCGGCGCTGGTGCCGCGCGGCGCAGCCTCAAAAGGGCGGTTAGCTCAGTTGGTTAGAGCGTCTGCCTTACAAGCAGAAGGTCATCCGTTCGAGCCGGATACCGCCCACCACATGCATCAAGGCTCGGAGTCGCCCTCGCTGCTTGTCATGCTATTTGCAACACTGAGCCAACCGTAAGGGATTCCCCTTGCGCAGGAATAATGGGGACGTAGTTCAGCTGGTTAGAACGCATGCCTGTCACGCATGAGGCCGCGGGTTCGAGTCCCGTCGTCCCCGCCAGCATTTTGAAGAACCTGCAGCGCTGCTATTTACTCCGAGCCCGCTCTTGTAACCTTCCACCTAGCGCTCTCCCCTCAGAATTCCCCTGATTCTCACTGCTAGACAGCATTGCGGTAAGACCTTCCAAGGCCGTGTGCCTGGCTCCAGCCGGACGCGCAAATATTGTTCCAACAACAACTGGCTCGCGCCAATATCCACAAGTAAACCCCATGGTCCTTGATCCTCGACGGCCTTTGCGGTCCGATTCTCCCGACAGTGAGGAGTGCGTATGGTTAATAGCCTCTTCTCCCCAGCCTTCTCAAAGGCGCAGACTGACCGAGGCGTAGCGTCTATGGCAACGCCTTTGCCGGATTAGTGGAGCAAGTTCAAAGTGTTGCTGCCATCATCCACAAAGACAACCCCAAGATCCGGATCAAACACCAGTCCAAACAGCGTGCCATTCCCCGGCGAGGGAGCGCTCGTGTGATCCAGGAGTCTTATTGCGATCCGGCGGCCGTCGGGAGTGAACTCTGTAATGAAACCATTGTTTCCATTTACGGTCAGAATGTTGCCGTTGGGGACGACAGTTAGCCCGAGGGGATCATTTAGACCGTTTCCCTCGGAAAGTGTGGTGCCGATATTCCCTGAGGTTGTGCGTGTAAGCGCCTGAGGGATTACTGCGATCCGATTTTCCAGGCTGTCGGCTACGTAGAGCACGCGGGCGTCGGCAGGGACCGGCGAGGCACAATTGTCGCCACCGTCCGGGCACGCTGGGCTGAGTCCGACTCCGGTTGGGCCGATCACAAGCGCAGCGGGGTCTGTCCGTTCAGGGAAGCCCGACCCCACAATGGTCGTGGCTTTAACAGCCGGCATGGTGTTTTGGGAGACCGTCAAGTCAATCCGTAACACTGTGCCCTCATTCACAATGCCGCCACCGGCTGCTACCGTGCCATTCAGGACGTTCGTGACAAACAGAGCGGGGTTTTGCCCGGACTCATCTACGGTCATGTCCCAGGGGCCATTGATCATGTTTCCCGAAAAGGTCTCGACGGGGCTGCCCTTGCTGTTGAGCACTATCAGACAACCAGCGCCGATGGTGTCGGACATGCCGTCCGTAGTCGGAAGGCTCCCTACAATCACCCAACCACTTTGCAGGACAACCAGGGCAGTGGTCAGCCCGACGCCGCCCGGGCAGGGGCCGGGCAGCGTATTGGCGTGAATCTCCGCAAAAAGGCTCACCGAGCCGTCTGCGGCCACCTGTACGATGGTCGTACCGGTGCCCTGAAGATTGGCAGCATTATTAAAATTACTTACCAGAATGTCGCCTGCGACGAGATTTCCGGTTGTGGCTTTCACTTGAGCGACTCCATAGGGGTTAACATCGCCAATTGCAGGGACCGTGGAGGCGATCGAGGTAATGGTGCTAAGCCCTTGCAGGATCGAGCCACCAGCGCCGAACAGTCCACTCCCCGCCAGAGCGAAACCCATCACACTCAGCAGGCCAATTTTGCGAAAAGGAATATTTCTTCCGGTCATGGTGTCCTCCTCTATCAAGGATTAATATTTGGCTAAAGACAGTCGCTCCAAACAGGTGCTTGGGCTGCGATACAGCGTGAGAGGAGTGAAGGTTAAACACTAAGCAGGTCTTTGGCATTCTCTCCTGCTCCGGACGACGCCGGTACCAGCCACGCACAAAGGTATGTAGTGAGCCTTCTCAAAGTTAAGACAAATCTCTCCGGGCGTTGTCACGGTGTTGTCACGAGTTTGTCCTCATTTCGTACAGTGGAAGTTGCAAAATGAGTGGTTTCCTTTAAGGCAGAGGTTATGGATTTGCCCGCCTACTTGAAATGCTGAAAAATGTAGGACAGTGGTGGTACTTTAGTTCCATTGCCCTGTTAATAACCAGGAAGTTATCATGGGCTGGCTAAAACGACAGACGGAGGGGGAAGTGGCAGGGGCCCAATGCAGCTTGGTGACAGGCATGTCCTGACAATTGAAGACCTCCCTCTTATCCTGAAGGCCCTGAACACGCTCTCGACTGCTGTTGAATCTGAGGGAGACCAAGATCTCCGAACGCTCAAGAGGCTTGAGGAATTCGCGAAGGAGGGCTGCGGCAGACTCATTCTGAATCTGGACGCCATAGAAGAACACCTTACCGGTACACCTCAGGATGCCAGAAACGTTGGAGCCAGCCTGGTTGGCGGAGTCCTGGTTGTAACATGCCAGGTCACCTCACGGGAGTTGCTTCAAATCAAAGTACTTACGCGCCGCCATTCGTTTCCCAAGCAACTGATTTCGAGTTTCGATGCTTTATTTTCATCTGCTGCCGCCAGGTTAAGAACCGCCGTTTCGCGAATGGGCGGCCCAAAAGCTAACTGAAGAGAATTAGCGCCGCTCTCATGCTTGTTATGAGGAAAGTCTTTCACTCACGCAAATGTTCTACGGGAGGATTTTATGAGCCTTGAATTTATTAGACGGCAACTTGAGCAGGGCCTGCGAGACATGCCTAAAGAGGAAATCGTTG
The nucleotide sequence above comes from Acidobacteriota bacterium. Encoded proteins:
- a CDS encoding NAD-dependent epimerase/dehydratase family protein; this encodes MKALITGSGGLIGSACVRLLSEAGWEVVGIDNNMRQEFFGPQASIAPNVKFLQDSFVEYRHFALDVRNRQAIRDLVRTEHPDFIIHSAAQPSHDRATSIPYEDFDVNAVGTLNLLVAARDYCRDTPFCFLSTNKVYGDRPNSLPLVEQSKRYDYADGRDGINETMSIDASLHSVFGASKVAADIMSQEFGRYFQMPVGVFRAGCMTGSHHAAVALHGYLAYIVGCAVNGREYTIFGYKGKQVRDQIHCNDVARLLMEFFRAPKCGEVYNLGGGRQNSISILETIDLLSEMGLAVRCKYDPKNRVGDHICYITDLGKVHSHFPNWDIKYSLHQIIAEVAEARLKSQARGSDTVTVNERQ
- a CDS encoding L-rhamnose mutarotase, with the translated sequence MRRVGFILKVKPGLIEEYKEHHKRVWPEMLDALRRTGWHNYSLFMRGDGTLFGYFETPADLESAVDGMSKQEVNARWQKTMAPYFESLEGSRPDEMMRELEEVFHLD
- a CDS encoding DUF3488 domain-containing protein; the encoded protein is MTKGRTTTPASNAGQKPGSSVDRFFAVSFLLMLGTSFVTLASTGKLDIVSVVLVFAALGVRLWGYSSGRNLQISPKTVTSLAVLYIPFFVLDFLFFSAGTTSLESMLNATAHLVLFAAVTKVFSAVTRQDYAYLAALSLLMILATAVLTVKSTFLAFLTLYILFAISTLISYEIKRSIETSGRVASAPLPVLQGRPGIEHAMLGAAAGLGLGTLAAASLIFFVIPRYRSGYLNSIGTRTENITGFSGSVNLGDLSRIMQSSTVVFRVLPENNFRNYTGVKWRGLALDSFDGRHWYNDNTKQIAVQPVSHGHFTIPRERGIQNRPVKTLRYKVLLSPISSDVVFVAASARMITGPMHLLTLDETDSLHDGRYDFSSVQYEVISQVGLPSPSTLKATPDTYARDIRLLYLRLPPKIDPRIKVLAEKVTSPADNNYDRAVQIRNYLRDNFGYTLEEQKVDPADPIGSFLFTTHNGYCEYFASAMAIMLRTISIPARLVNGFQTGSYNRLGKDFIVRARDAHSWVEVYFSGYGWIPFDPTPPDPHPVIASGLDDYMDALTLFWAEWVVNYDFSHQVRLATQVEIQLHRVHDNVSHHFYRLRTAMAGLALKLEAGLVAHKFLLLFVLLVTAAGIALLASEWSIQELRFILALKFPRSDRPLTVEEATLSYHHFLNIVREKGFLKLPSETPEEFAEKISPPTLRGAAREFTRLYNAARYGGTRPSLPALRGMLRGISAACGQANLKS
- a CDS encoding SDR family oxidoreductase; protein product: MVMIRGGIQDRALTGQVALVTGAGRRIGREIALALGRSGASVIVNYNHSRSEALATVREIKAGGADSLALRADVARPIQVRRMFHAVEERFGKLDLLVNNAGIFFSERWDRLTEKQWDHILGVNLKGPFFCAQEAGRLMQRRKRGQIINISSLGGLQAWPRYIHYCSSKAGLIMLTRCLARALAPYIRVNSIAPGTIMFPGEKRTNLIKSVIRSTALQKAGSPEDIALMVLHLACHGDFITGQIFPVDGGKSIP
- the bshB1 gene encoding bacillithiol biosynthesis deacetylase BshB1; the encoded protein is MELDVLSIAAHRDDTELTCGGTVIKMVQSGYRVGVLDLTAGESGTRGSAELREREANRASHVMGIVHRENMYMPDAGIEHLREYKLNIAQKIRDRRPRTVILPYWKGRHPDHYTTGQIGYEACFFAGLAKLPLKGKPFRPHKIIYSSLYVPSLRPSFVVDITEQFEKKLKAILAYSSQFSAREDMQNLFPSRKDLRERVASLSRHFGLMIGVRYGEPFVMREVAAVNDIVAMPVRSI
- a CDS encoding DedA family protein; amino-acid sequence: MLSTVVKILAGFVVAFISGSGYAGIALLMAIESACIPLPSEVIMPFSGYLVSAGHFSLWGVAVAGALGCNLGSIVAYYIGAAGGRPLAERYGHYVLITRHDLEIADRFFARYGDWAVFLARLLPVVRTFIALPAGITRMNFARFNIYTFLGSLPWCFALAYAGMKLGERWESLGPYFHRFDSAFLILIVAGAVWFIRNRWKNRLPAN
- a CDS encoding peptidase M48, with product MDSVQRIDSNFANTEGIESIISARRRAMRIHKRVPLALAVMMVAASLSVWASDKKKDVDSIGDRRVAHRSMISEQKEIAIGKRYATEIDRSARIIKDPVINEYVNRVAQNVARNSDLKIPLTVKVLDDPSINAFALPGGFLYVNSGLLQAANEEDQIAGVVAHEIAHVAARHWASQMTKATILQYAMIPLMFTPMSFPVYIGLSEGLNMGIPLAFLKFSRNDEAEADFLGIQYMYKAGYDPNAYVAFFGKILQEQRRDPGSVPSIFADHPPTPERIIKAEEEIKSILPNKQQYLVSTSEFGDMKTRLEGVMSMRKKMEKTEGGPTLQKREPKTTTSPTTQPSGTQNPDDDKPPVLQRRD
- a CDS encoding DUF507 family protein → MKLSHEKIIQLSHRIMSAIEALDEVEIFEEPNVIRQETVKILTDLLHEEEKIEQAVRQKIATHKRTIPEGGGEWEILYRKYYQDELRKLGIASLSPQS
- a CDS encoding DUF507 family protein — encoded protein: MQLTREYVAYMSKELMKRLTGEGLVQFDQPEYVNEVMLQVVLDELTVEDRINDEARRILEEHADQMKVFGATYEDAFKAIKKQIIRERRIVI